A single region of the Nicotiana sylvestris chromosome 6, ASM39365v2, whole genome shotgun sequence genome encodes:
- the LOC104218418 gene encoding BTB/POZ and TAZ domain-containing protein 1-like: MLSPITSEKSNRKISSFIKSKNSVIMSRENFGSDADGFYGEISEADVHIITSSGLRIPTHSTLLAAASTVLESILLRPQKRRSSDKTIRILGVPCDAVSVFIRFLHSFTCTEEQMERHGIHLLALSHVYLVPQLKQRCTKGLAERLTIENAVDVLQLARLCDAPDLYLKSMKFLSTNFKKVEETEGWKFLQDHDPFLELEILQFMDEAELRKKRTRRHRKELNLYLQLSEAMDCLEHICTEGCTSVGPHNKESSQKRQPCSKFETCQGLQLLIRHFATCKKRANGSCLRCKRMWQLLRLHASVCDQPEDCRVPLCRQFKVKVQQRGDDELWKSLVRKVVSARAMSSLSLPKRKREEEPRMNLSHHQVINFRLAD; encoded by the exons ATGCTCTCGCCAATTACTTCGGAAAAATCGAACCGAAAGATATCATCATTCATCAAGTCCAAAAATTCAGTTATCATGTCACGAGAAAACTTTGGTAGCGATGCCGATGGATTTTACGGCGAAATATCTGAAGCCGATGTTCACATCATCACCTCCAGCGGCCTCCGCATTCCAACGCATTCCACCCTTCTG GCTGCTGCGTCGACGGTTCTGGAGAGCATACTACTTCGGCCGCAAAAGCGGCGGAGCTCTGACAAAACCATTCGGATTCTGGGCGTTCCGTGCGATGCCGTTTCCGTGTTCATCCGGTTTCTACATTCCTTCAC GTGCACTGAAGAGCAGATGGAGAGACATGGGATTCATCTGCTAGCACTTTCTCATGTGTACTTGGTACCACAGCTAAAGCAGAGATGCACAAAAGGGTTGGCTGAGAGATTGACGATTGAAAATGCAGTAGATGTTCTTCAACTTGCAAGGCTATGTGATGCACCAGATCTCTACCTCAAGTCCATGAAATTTTTGTCAACCAATTTCAAGAAAGTTGAGGAGACTGAGGGCTGGAAGTTCCTTCAAGATCATGACCCCTTTCTTGAACTTGAAATTTTACAGTTCATGGATGAGGCTGAGTTG CGAAAGAAGAGGACGAGAAGACACAGGAAGGAGCTGAATTTGTATTTACAGCTCAGCGAAGCCATGGATTGTTTGGAGCATATTTGTACAGAAGGATGTACAAGCGTTGGGCCACATAATAAGGAATCTTCCCAGAAAAGGCAGCCATGTAGCAAGTTTGAGACCTGTCAAGGGCTCCAGCTTCTGATCCGTCATTTCGCTACTTGTAAGAAGAGGGCCAACGGAAGTTGTTTGCGATGCAAGCGCATGTGGCAGCTCCTAAGATTACACGCATCCGTTTGTGACCAACCAGAAGATTGCCGGGTTCCCCTTTGCAG GCAGTTTAAAGTGAAGGTGCAACAAAGGGGAGATGATGAGCTGTGGAAATCACTTGTTAGAAAGGTGGTGTCAGCCAGAGCTATGTCTTCGTTATCTCTGCCTAAAAGAAAGAGAGAAGAGGAACCAAGAATGAACTTAAGCCATCATCAAGTGATAAACTTTAGGTTGGCAGATTAG